In Aspergillus fumigatus Af293 chromosome 6, whole genome shotgun sequence, the genomic window TTCTTTTGAAATACGCGCTACGAGGGGCTTTTGTCTAGCACGCTGAGGACAAACGCCGCTTTTTGTCCTGCCCCAGCGGCAGTTTGCTGGCGGACTGCAAGGCCTAGTTTGAAAAACCGTGAGAGCTTTCCCCTTTCCTGTTCATCGGCACGCGCACAACCTATTTCGCGACCCTCGGCATTTTCTCAACGTCCCTTTCTTCCGAATAAGAAACACAGGCCAAAATCAGCAACAACCTACATCTTCCCGTGGGTTGCGTTGCGAACACTTGTCAGGGGCTGGCACCAGCGATAGTGTTGTCACAATGGGGGAACACACTCGGGGCCAGTCTTCAGGGAAGGGAGGTGTTTTGAGACGTTGTTCTTGGATATTGGTTAGTCTTCCTCGAGGCCTCTTGGTTGGACTGCGTGTTTCTTTTTGAACTTCACCGAGTCAGAACTTGAGGTTTAAGTTACTATTTACTGACTTCTCCTTTGTAGCTGACGGTCCAATATACGGCGTTTGTACTGGTAAGTTTTTCTTCGACTTGGGGCAAGAGTGACACCCAGCTAAACTCTACTCTATAACAGCTTTTGCATTATTCCCGAGTCATGCCTCCCACTGGAGGTAAGCGATACCTCACGTCTACCGCAGTCTTTCTCAACGAAGTCACCAAGCTTGCGATTTCCTTGACGGTGGCCCTCTACGAAGTTTCGAGATCAGCTCCCCCATCGATGCCTGCAACGTCGCTCCTCTCTTCGCTGACCGGTACTGTGTTCTCCGGTGACAGTTGGAAACTTGCCATTCCTGCCAGCTTATACACACTCGCGAACTCTTTGCAATATATTGCACTTTCCAACTTGCAGGCCGCAAACTTCCAGGTGATGTACCAGTTGAAACTCCTCGTCGGCTCCATTTGTGGCCTTGTTCTCCTGAAGAGAGCTATACCGCTGCGTAAATGGGGTTTcctgattcttcttctcgtcggcGTCTATCTTGTGCAAATGCCAGATGGAGCCACCGATGAAATCTCACTTGATCACGAGGCCGTGCATCACTCTTTCCCCCGCTCATTCGAAGAATGGAAAGCTGTTAGAGGAAAACGAGCCAATTTGCACAAGCGTTCAGCAACCTACGAGGGCATCGAAGAGGACCTATTGACGGCTATGCCGCGATTGAACAGCACAGTTGGTCTGCTGGCCACGATTGGGGCCTGCGTCGCTTCGGGGCTCGCCGGGGTATACTTTGAAAAAGTACTAAAAGACAGCGTAAAATCCACCTCTTTGTGGGTGCGTAATGTGCAGTTGTCCGTATATTCTTTGTTCCCAGCCCTCTTCATCGGTgtcgtcttcctcgatgGGGAAAAGGTCGCCGCAAACGGCTTCTTTGAGGGCTATAATTGGGTTGTTTGGTCCACTATCATGGTTCAGGCTATTGGGGGAATCACGACCTCTTTCTGTATCAGCCATGCATACAAGGACGCAAGAAACGTGGCCACTGCTATTAGCATTGTTCTCAGCACTTTGGGGAGTATGTGGTTGTTTGGTTTCGAACTCACAGGGAACGTATGTATCTCACTCAATCACGAACTTCTGCACATGGTTACTGATGTTTGACTCCTTCAGTTCATCCTTGGGACTTTCGCGGTGCTTGTGGCCACATTCCTCTATGAGGATTCTAGCTTAGATTCCAGTCCTACTAAAGCTCACAGCATCCGTCCGCCTCCAATTCGGATCGAGCGGTTTGAGAAGGAAGCCAAGAGCGACGAGACTTCACCTGTCGCAGGTCCGCAGGACGAATTCTCGATAAAGCTGCCGAGCACCCCATTCCTGTCTCAAGCTGGGTTGTCCACCTCCAGACCCACGTCGCCAGGCGTTGCTAGAATCAGCTCTGGTCGCACTGCAAGTGGCGGTTATTTCGATAAGCAGTCACGGGACGAGTGAGCCTACCGACTTCCAAACAAATCCcgcattctccttgtcaaTATTCAGCGTTGATCCGGTATCCGTGATATCGAGAAGTAAATAAGAGTGCCTGACTCCGAGTCATTGCATTTCTTTTGGAGGAAAGTGTAGCGAAGTCCTTGTACTCTATACCTTTTGTGACCATGGTTTGATTTTGGTTATTATATCTTCATATAGCGTGAGTCATGGGGGATGTCCTGATATGCATGAATGTACAAGTTTGAATGAATGGATATGAACGAGCTTGACGTCGAGCTTATCGTCCCAAGGATATTAAACAGCACTTGATTCAATAATTATTTTGTTGACTCCTCTGTATCAAGTTTTCCCACGTGCTCTTCTCGCCTGGGGCATCTATACCCATCCGCCTGCCCCCCTCCCTCATTCCGGGCTTGCTGTTGTTCCACTGAATCTCTTGCACTCATCTTCCACGGTTAAAGCTTCTCGGAGCTTAGCACTGTCTGTCCTTTATCGATCATTATGGGGCGCAAATGCCACCAGCCCTTCTCGATATCACAGCATAGTGCTTCCAATCAAAGGCCGATGGGTGCAAGGCGGCCCCAACTTGGGCTGCCGGCATCAAAGGCAATCATCAATCAGAGACTTATTGAAGGCGCTCAGATCCCTCAGCCTTGGAACAGACCTCGAGGATATGGATCTGGGAACGTCGAGCCCCATAGCCAGCTTGTTGATCCGGAGTTGCAATCCTTCCGTAGTGATGATCATGAGCTGGACGCCTTTGGTGAGTGGCTCGGAGTGCGACGAGTTCAATACAATGGCGCCGTGAATCAAGTTGACTGAAAGATTCCAGACCTCGAACTACTTGCTCAGTCAGATGAAAGCAACCAGAACCCACTGAGGCAACCGGCTAAGTTAAACTTTGCATCAGTCCAGCCTAGAAATGATAGCACGAAGCAGGTATCCCGATTTTTCCAGAGTACGCTCATGCCTCGCCTATCCTGTATAAGAAGCTAATGAACGCAGCGAGCTCCAATATAACGCCACTCCGAAGCTTAGATTCTAGCTCATCAGATGTAGGCCTAGCGTCGCCTTCTAGTCCACTCAGTCGATTGCAGCCCGGAAAGACGATTATGACACGTCGGGAGCAAGAGTGTCAAGCCACCGGGCGTTCGAGACAGTACCACGAAGACCAATTATCGCTTGAGGAAGAATCGCCATCGCACAGAAGTTCTACAGTATCAATTGGTGCAGCACAATGTAAAGAAAGCCCCTTGAAAAACATCCCCATGTCAGTTAGAGGAATTGTCCTTGTCTCAGTACATGAGCTCCCGGAAAGCTACAGGTCCATCTTTCAATTCCCCGTATTCAATGCTGTACAGTCAAAATGTTTTCAGAGTGTCTACAAGACTGACGACAATATTGTGCTGTCAGCTCCTACTGGAAGTGGTAAGACTGTCATCATGGAATTGGCGATCTGTCGTCTGCTCAGCACTTTGAAAGATGAGCGCTTCAAGGTCGTCTATCAGGCGCCGACCAAATCCCTCTGTTCCGAGCGATTTCGGGACTGGAGCAGGAAGTTCATGTCGTTGGGACTCCAGTGTGCGGAGCTAACTGGCGACACTGATCATACCCAGCTCAGAAGTGTTCAGAACAGTCAGATCATCGTTACTACACCAGAGAAGTGGGACAGCATGACTCGGAAGTGGAAAGATCATGCACGCTTGATGCAATTGGTAAAGCTCTTCCTGATTGATGAGGTTCACATTCTCAAGGAGGCTCGTGGTGCGACGCTGGAAGCGGTTGTGTCGAGAATGAAGACATTCGGGTCGAATGTCCGCTTCGTCGCTCTGAGTGCTACGGTCCCAAACTCGGAGGATATTGCGTGCTGGCTCGGTAAAGATGCAATGAATCAACACGTACCAGCACACCGAGAGCACTTTGGGGAGGATTTTCGTCCCGTCAAGCTCCAGAAGTTTGTGTACGGTTATCAGTCATACAGCAATGATTTTGCCTTCGACAAGTTATGCGGTTCGAAGTAAGCACGCAAATATCGTCCTGTCGCGGATGTTTACTGAGGTTCATAGGCTTCCCGATGTTCTAGGTACGCACTCATGTAGGAAGCCAATCATGATTTTCTGTTGTACTAGGAATTCGTGCGTCGCTACCGCAAAAGAGCTTGCTCGTCTATGGTCCATGACCAACCCTCCGGCAAGGTTATGGAAAGCATCTGGGAAGCATCTCGAAGCCCACAATGCAGACCTCAGAAGTATGCACTGATCTCGAGTTCATGGTTACGGAGCTAACTGGACGGCACAGCCACGCTGATGGCAGGAGTCGCATTTCATCACGCCGGCCTCGACCCTGCTGATCGCCACACCGTTGAGTCTGGGTATCTGCAGGGACATATCGCCGTCATTTGCTGTACCTCAACCCTGGCAGTTGGGGTCAATCTTCCATGCTACCTTGTCATAATCAAAGGTACAGTAGGTTGGCAGGATGGTGGCTGCAAGGAATACTCCGATCTCGAAATGATGCAGATGCTTGGCCGAGCTGGTCGGCCTCAATTTGACGACAGCGCTATTGCAGTGATCATGACGAGAAAGGACCGAGTTCAACATTACGAGAAACTCATATCTGGATGTAAGACACTTGAGAGCTGTTTGCACCTCAACCTGATCGACCACTTGAACGCCGAGATTGGGTTAGGTACTGTCGTTGATGTCGATTCTGCAGTCAGATGGCTGGCGGGTACTTTCCTGTTTATCAGGCTgagaagaaatccaaagcACTATCAGCTGAAGGAAAGGGCCAcaaaggatgatgaagacgaaaTTCTTAGGCAGATTTGCGAAAGGAACATCAAACTTCTGCAAGAGACTGGACTAGTGGCTTCTGACCATCTCCAGTCCACACCCTTCGGAGATGCCATGGCTCGGTACTATGTACAGTTCGATACCATGAAGACTTTACTCGCGCTGAAACCTCACGCAACTGTATCTCAAGTGGTAGGTCAGCCGGTCCTCTGTTTGACGATAGGAGAAACTCTAATGGCTTTATTCAGCTATCTGCAATTGCGGAGGCAGAAGAATTCCGTGAGATACGGCT contains:
- a CDS encoding putative UDP-galactose transporter: MGEHTRGQSSGKGGVLRRCSWILLTVQYTAFVLLLHYSRVMPPTGGKRYLTSTAVFLNEVTKLAISLTVALYEVSRSAPPSMPATSLLSSLTGTVFSGDSWKLAIPASLYTLANSLQYIALSNLQAANFQVMYQLKLLVGSICGLVLLKRAIPLRKWGFLILLLVGVYLVQMPDGATDEISLDHEAVHHSFPRSFEEWKAVRGKRANLHKRSATYEGIEEDLLTAMPRLNSTVGLLATIGACVASGLAGVYFEKVLKDSVKSTSLWVRNVQLSVYSLFPALFIGVVFLDGEKVAANGFFEGYNWVVWSTIMVQAIGGITTSFCISHAYKDARNVATAISIVLSTLGSMWLFGFELTGNFILGTFAVLVATFLYEDSSLDSSPTKAHSIRPPPIRIERFEKEAKSDETSPVAGPQDEFSIKLPSTPFLSQAGLSTSRPTSPGVARISSGRTASGGYFDKQSRDE